ATTCCTTACTAAAGTATATCTGTTATCAAAACGGATTAAAGGGGTTTCAGTACGACATTTCGATAGGCGACGGGTCCATGGTCACCCTGCAACAGCAGTGGACCGGTAGTGGCTTCCTCTTCCACCATCGCGCCACGTGTGACACCCACAACTTCGACATCTTCATGAACGATCTGTCCGTTCCATACGACTTTAACGAAGGTCGCGTTGGAAATCTTATTGCCATCGGTATCAAATTTGGGTGCGCGGAAGGTGATGTCGTAGGTCTGCCACTCCCCTGGTGGTTTACTGGCGTTAACGCGCGGTGGAACACCGTCTACCGGTTGATTGTTGATCCAGCGACAATACACACCGCCACAGGAACCGTAGCGAAGTTCCGTTTCACCCCAGCTGTCCAATATCTGGATTTCATATCTACCCATGAGGTAGACCCCAGAATTAGAGCCTTGTGGGATCATGAACTCGACATGCAGCTCGCAATCGCCGTGTTCTACCTCAGTGTAGATGTCGGCGGTTCGTCCAGTGGCACCGTTGTAAAAAATACCTTCACCGGTCGTTGTTGTGAGAAGTTTCGAGTCGTCTGAATTAAGGGCAACGCTGCCAGCAGCATCCCACTCATGTTCAGGGGCACCGCCTCGTGCGAGCCAACCCTCCATGTTTTTACCGTTGAAAAGATTAATTCCGTTTTCGGATTGAGACATCAATAACCCTCCTATATTCGCTAAAAACTTTTGACATATTTCCGTGAATTGGGTATGATATTAATTATTACGAACTACACAATCAACACACGCTATGGTCCGAACGACGTAAAGCAAATTTCTATATAGCAAGTTTCGGAAACCTACAAGTTTCGCCGAAAGGACGAGGAAACTAAAACACATGAAACAATCTTTATTATTTTTAGGGCTATCCATTTTAATGGGAACGATTGCCCTTTTTACCCTTTACGGCTACGAAGAAATTTCGACGCTTCACGCAGCACCAGTAGAAGCCGCTACCCCTGAGGTGAAAACGCCTTTTGCCGAAGGATGTGAGAAGTGCCACGGGCAGGAACCCGCCTATCAAGAGTGGCAACAAGCCGGACATTTCCATGCCCTTGTCAATCTGATTGAAGGTCCGTATGAGTTGCAGACCTCCTGTCTGAGCTGCCATTCCTCTGGTTATGAGACCTTCAGTGATCGGGTTTATCCCGGACATACCTATAACATAGAGACAGCCGTGAATGCGGTTGCCTGTTCTTCATGCCATTCGCACACCAGCAGATCGGAACACTTGTTAGTAAAACCGGCGAAACACTTATGTGTCAGCTGCCACAAAATGGATTGTGGTTGTGCTGGAGCAGGCATTGTCCACCAATCTCAATCTGAGATGTTCCTTGGACGCGAAGGCGCAGGTGTCAAACGGATGCCGTCGCCGCATGTTCGTGCAATGAAGAAGCGGTGTGTCCACTGCCACATGGCAAAAGAGTACCCAGAAATCGTTGCGCAACACGGGGGTCATACGTTCGTTGCAGATTTTTCGACGTGTAGTACTTCCGGGTGCCACGATAGTGCTGATAATGACATGACAGTGAAACTGCCGCAATATCGTGCTGAGATAGAGGCGAAGATGCAAGCCGTTAAGGCGATGCTTGATGCCTCGCCTAACAGAACCTCACAAGCCTATCTTGATGCCAAGTTGAACTACGACATGGTTAAAGGCGATAGCGGGTATGGGCTCCACAATATGCCCTACGCGAATGCGCTACTGGATTATAGTCTTTCGCTCAAGAGCGAATTGTTAAACGATTAAGTCTGACTGCCGTTATCAAGCAATGCCCGCAGTGGCACATCTTGGTCTTGCGGTAGATAGTAGCTGAGCGGATCGCTGACGACACCGATAAGTTGTTTCTGGATCGGATTGCATTTCGCGACGAGTTCATCAGGCATCGTTATGTAATCCATCGGTTTCACCCAGCGATAGGCGTAACCCATAAAAATGGTTTTCCGTGGCAGACCAGACCAATTGTGTCCGATGCCGTGCCAGGTCCGCTGTTCAAAAAGGAACGCGTCTCCGGCGTTGATGTTCATAGAAATAGCACCGCGTGCCCAACCCGTTTCTGGGTCGGCTGCCGGTCTACCTGTGAGTCGGTTGCTCCCGGGAACGACCACCGTCGCACCAGAAGCCGGGTCAGATTGATCGCTGATCGCGTAAGCAATCTTGAGCATGATACGCGGGTGAGGTTCCTGCATCTCACGGTACGATGTGCCACCGTCACGGTGCAAACCAATACGGTTTTTTACGTCGTCCGGCGGCTCTTCTTTAGAGGGCAGCACAATC
The sequence above is a segment of the Candidatus Poribacteria bacterium genome. Coding sequences within it:
- a CDS encoding DUF1080 domain-containing protein → MSQSENGINLFNGKNMEGWLARGGAPEHEWDAAGSVALNSDDSKLLTTTTGEGIFYNGATGRTADIYTEVEHGDCELHVEFMIPQGSNSGVYLMGRYEIQILDSWGETELRYGSCGGVYCRWINNQPVDGVPPRVNASKPPGEWQTYDITFRAPKFDTDGNKISNATFVKVVWNGQIVHEDVEVVGVTRGAMVEEEATTGPLLLQGDHGPVAYRNVVLKPL
- a CDS encoding phytanoyl-CoA dioxygenase family protein; translation: MDTTIDAAQAGVFTPEDKEFVENNGYLLIKNALPPDVVAEIDAAVDEVYAKEEAAGRLEAGGKLNLRNCIVHHEAFLQLLDWQKTVPLAYDVLNWNVQMITSHLIVLPSKEEPPDDVKNRIGLHRDGGTSYREMQEPHPRIMLKIAYAISDQSDPASGATVVVPGSNRLTGRPAADPETGWARGAISMNINAGDAFLFEQRTWHGIGHNWSGLPRKTIFMGYAYRWVKPMDYITMPDELVAKCNPIQKQLIGVVSDPLSYYLPQDQDVPLRALLDNGSQT